One window of Desulfarculus baarsii DSM 2075 genomic DNA carries:
- the grpE gene encoding nucleotide exchange factor GrpE, translated as MSKSERMNIKNKPDEQREAAKATGQVDGPAQEVVDEPMSDLEQCQAQRAELEDRFMRLAAEFDNYKKRGEREKAEFLKRANEAMAGDLLPVLDNLERALGAAGEADKQTLQKGVEMVLGELRKTLERHGLEAIDALGQPFDPQLHEAMMQQENPDVEEGAVLSQFQKGYLFQGRLLRPAMVVVAKAPAPAEDEAASD; from the coding sequence GTGAGCAAGAGCGAACGCATGAATATAAAAAACAAGCCGGACGAACAGCGCGAGGCGGCCAAGGCGACCGGCCAGGTCGACGGTCCGGCCCAAGAGGTCGTCGACGAGCCGATGAGCGACCTGGAACAGTGCCAGGCCCAGCGCGCCGAGTTGGAAGACCGCTTCATGCGCCTGGCCGCCGAGTTCGACAATTACAAAAAACGCGGCGAGCGCGAAAAAGCCGAGTTCCTCAAGCGGGCCAACGAGGCCATGGCCGGCGACCTGCTGCCGGTTCTGGACAACCTGGAGCGGGCCCTGGGCGCCGCCGGCGAGGCCGACAAGCAAACCCTGCAAAAGGGCGTGGAGATGGTTCTTGGCGAGTTGCGCAAAACCCTGGAGCGCCATGGCCTGGAGGCCATCGACGCCCTGGGCCAGCCCTTCGACCCCCAACTCCACGAGGCCATGATGCAGCAGGAGAACCCCGACGTGGAAGAGGGCGCCGTGCTCAGCCAATTCCAGAAGGGTTATCTGTTCCAGGGGCGGCTGCTGCGGCCGGCCATGGTGGTGGTGGCCAAGGCCCCCGCACCCGCGGAGGACGAGGCGGCTTCGGATTGA
- the hrcA gene encoding heat-inducible transcriptional repressor HrcA, with product MTKELSDRSKLILAAVVANYIATAEPVGSRTISRQDYVDLSPATVRNVMADLEEMGLLEQPHVSAGRVPTNEGLRLYVDTILQVGELEDQAKLMIHRALDENQAYDLNGLLKTAGKALSDVNRLAAVVAAPNPDNDVFRQMEFVRLSESLILVVMVTRSGVVQNRVILSDEDVSQENLDKCTRYLNSLMGELTLSQVRKRVAKEMAKEKNRFDAVLGRALRLGQKALQGQGDGDLFIEGRTNLMEAPEFADVGRLRAIFQAFEEKSTLLRLLERALEARGVRIFIGSEGLLSGLDGLTAVTASYGGQDSPSGALAVIGPTRMDYSKVIATVDYTARLVSRIIDSRGD from the coding sequence GTGACAAAAGAACTTTCCGACAGATCCAAGCTCATCTTGGCGGCGGTGGTGGCCAACTACATCGCCACGGCCGAGCCCGTCGGCTCGCGCACGATCTCGCGCCAGGATTACGTCGACCTCTCGCCGGCCACCGTGCGCAACGTCATGGCCGATCTGGAGGAGATGGGCCTGTTGGAGCAGCCCCACGTCTCGGCCGGCCGCGTGCCCACCAATGAAGGCCTGCGCCTCTACGTCGACACCATCCTCCAAGTGGGCGAACTGGAAGACCAGGCCAAGCTGATGATCCACCGCGCCCTGGACGAAAATCAGGCCTACGACTTGAACGGCCTGTTGAAAACCGCCGGCAAGGCCCTCAGCGACGTCAACCGCCTGGCCGCGGTGGTGGCCGCGCCCAACCCCGACAACGACGTCTTTCGCCAGATGGAGTTTGTCCGGCTCAGCGAATCGCTGATCCTGGTGGTGATGGTCACCCGTAGCGGCGTGGTGCAAAACCGCGTCATCCTCAGCGACGAGGACGTCAGCCAGGAAAACCTGGATAAATGCACGCGCTACTTGAACAGCCTCATGGGCGAGCTTACCTTGAGCCAAGTGCGCAAGCGCGTGGCCAAGGAGATGGCCAAGGAGAAAAACCGCTTCGACGCGGTGCTGGGTCGGGCCCTGCGCCTGGGCCAGAAGGCCTTGCAGGGCCAGGGTGACGGCGATTTGTTCATCGAGGGGCGCACCAATCTGATGGAGGCCCCCGAGTTCGCGGACGTGGGTCGCTTGCGGGCGATTTTTCAGGCCTTCGAGGAAAAATCGACCCTGCTGCGCCTGTTGGAGCGCGCCTTGGAGGCCCGGGGCGTGCGCATCTTCATCGGCTCGGAAGGCCTGTTGTCCGGCCTGGACGGCTTGACGGCGGTGACGGCCTCCTACGGCGGCCAGGATAGCCCCTCCGGCGCGCTGGCCGTCATCGGGCCCACGCGCATGGATTATTCCAAAGTGATCGCCACGGTGGACTACACGGCCCGGCTGGTCTCGCGGATCATCGATTCGCGGGGCGATTAG
- a CDS encoding CGGC domain-containing protein, whose product MKNVMIIGCGSYMDSGYGCPGEWRCLKAAAMGEGKFDEPVKVVALVKCQCPGRSMVPNLGMAMKLSETRPDAVYLSSCMVGAKPACPHSTVEEKIAFIQEKTGLPVVIAGTHDYH is encoded by the coding sequence ATGAAAAACGTGATGATCATCGGTTGTGGTTCTTACATGGACAGCGGCTATGGTTGCCCCGGCGAGTGGCGCTGTCTCAAGGCCGCGGCCATGGGCGAGGGCAAATTCGACGAGCCGGTCAAGGTGGTGGCCTTGGTCAAATGCCAGTGTCCGGGCCGGTCGATGGTGCCCAACCTGGGCATGGCCATGAAGCTTTCCGAAACACGGCCCGACGCGGTCTACCTCAGTTCGTGCATGGTCGGGGCCAAACCGGCCTGCCCCCACAGCACCGTCGAGGAAAAGATCGCCTTTATCCAGGAAAAAACCGGCCTGCCCGTGGTCATCGCCGGCACCCACGACTATCACTAA
- a CDS encoding radical SAM protein, with the protein MTLPEPQGFDYVGNCIRPPSEANSILIQATLGCSHNKCAFCGTYYDKRFGIKDRQTLEQDLRFAQKHCRRQDRVFVMDGDALIMPMAHWEWLLGQIREKLPWVRRVGSYANSKSIAMKSDDDLRRLRELGLGILYYGVESGHPDVLRDIKKGADPEKLITQGRRAKAAGMKVSVTVLLGVGGAERSQEHARATGQLLTAMDPDYVGALTLMLIPGTPMGDAHAAGQFKLPDAKGMLMELREMLANTDLSDGLFFANHASNYLPIKAYLPADKQKALELIDGALSGRVGLKPEWMRAL; encoded by the coding sequence ATGACCCTTCCCGAGCCTCAAGGCTTCGATTACGTCGGCAACTGCATCCGGCCGCCCAGCGAGGCCAATTCGATCCTGATCCAGGCCACCCTGGGTTGCAGCCACAACAAATGCGCCTTTTGCGGCACCTATTACGACAAGCGCTTTGGCATCAAAGACCGCCAAACCCTGGAGCAAGACCTGCGCTTCGCCCAGAAGCACTGTCGCCGCCAAGACCGCGTCTTTGTCATGGACGGCGACGCGCTGATCATGCCCATGGCCCACTGGGAGTGGCTCTTGGGCCAGATCCGCGAAAAACTGCCCTGGGTGCGGCGGGTGGGCAGCTACGCCAACAGCAAGAGCATCGCCATGAAAAGCGATGACGACCTGCGCCGCCTGCGCGAGCTGGGCCTTGGCATCTTGTATTACGGCGTGGAAAGCGGCCACCCCGACGTGCTGCGCGACATCAAAAAAGGGGCCGACCCCGAAAAGCTCATCACCCAGGGCCGGCGGGCCAAGGCGGCTGGCATGAAGGTTTCGGTGACGGTGCTGTTGGGCGTGGGCGGGGCCGAACGCAGCCAAGAGCACGCCAGGGCCACCGGCCAGTTGCTCACGGCCATGGACCCGGATTACGTCGGCGCGCTGACGCTGATGCTCATCCCCGGCACGCCCATGGGCGACGCCCACGCGGCCGGCCAGTTCAAGCTGCCCGACGCCAAGGGCATGCTCATGGAGCTGCGCGAGATGCTGGCCAACACCGACCTGAGCGACGGCCTGTTTTTCGCCAACCACGCCAGCAATTATCTGCCGATCAAAGCCTATCTGCCGGCCGACAAGCAAAAGGCCCTGGAGTTGATCGACGGCGCGCTGTCCGGCCGGGTCGGCCTCAAGCCCGAGTGGATGCGCGCCCTTTAG
- a CDS encoding pentapeptide repeat-containing protein, translating into MPCCKAEEYDNWCAAEPTVEYEGEEYCIFHAPAECPEKQDVEAFNKKVFERIDKCKKDGEECDLRGAIFPGYISFSAYDKDNPLPNITFSQALFCNAVSFDSVTFGGISEFYDVRFDGYVNFAYAEFKGYVDFGLSIISESSSFMCAIFSSFCEFSQTEFCGRIDFLETIFCNICDFGHAIFNGHLDFTNSKFHQLVVFYAADQLDMSCDHTHFCGPVLFRDIKILSCRFDDCIIDKHIEFERADISRLSLLRAPIESMRFIDCIWPESKGRKVVYDSRSVQGQGYFPLFNVFGADRFSELNKPPEPGRLADLFRRLKKVARDGADEPLASDWHYAEKEMQRLDAKQNKRPWFALGLWLYKLVSGYGESPSRAGLWLVVLALLPWLAHECLDVIMKTLPRDPLPNVQTLAWLNAAFSTPKEYISASINHDATGCYLYTLWLRIYQTLLLVQAGLFGLAVRNKMRR; encoded by the coding sequence ATGCCCTGCTGCAAGGCTGAAGAATATGACAACTGGTGCGCGGCCGAGCCGACGGTTGAATACGAAGGCGAGGAGTATTGCATCTTTCATGCGCCGGCCGAGTGCCCGGAAAAGCAAGACGTGGAGGCGTTTAACAAGAAGGTCTTTGAGAGAATAGATAAATGCAAGAAGGATGGGGAAGAATGTGATTTGCGCGGCGCGATATTTCCGGGATATATTAGTTTTAGCGCATATGATAAAGACAATCCGCTGCCGAACATAACATTTAGTCAAGCATTGTTTTGCAATGCAGTGTCTTTTGATTCTGTAACATTTGGAGGTATATCAGAATTTTATGATGTGAGGTTTGATGGGTATGTAAATTTCGCTTATGCAGAATTCAAAGGATATGTTGACTTTGGACTGTCAATAATATCAGAATCATCTAGTTTCATGTGTGCGATATTTAGCAGTTTTTGCGAATTTAGTCAGACAGAATTCTGTGGCAGAATAGATTTTTTAGAAACAATTTTTTGTAATATATGTGACTTTGGCCACGCAATATTCAATGGGCATTTAGACTTTACAAATTCCAAATTTCATCAGCTAGTTGTTTTTTATGCTGCTGATCAACTTGATATGTCATGTGACCATACACATTTTTGTGGCCCTGTCTTGTTTCGCGACATAAAAATCCTATCATGCCGCTTTGATGACTGCATCATAGACAAGCATATCGAATTCGAACGCGCCGATATTTCACGGCTTTCACTGCTGCGCGCGCCCATCGAGTCCATGCGCTTCATCGACTGCATATGGCCGGAGAGCAAAGGCCGCAAGGTTGTCTACGATTCTCGCTCCGTTCAAGGGCAGGGCTATTTTCCGCTCTTCAACGTATTTGGCGCTGATCGTTTCTCCGAGTTAAACAAGCCCCCCGAGCCCGGCCGCTTGGCCGACCTGTTCCGCCGGCTGAAGAAAGTCGCCCGCGACGGGGCCGACGAGCCCTTGGCCTCGGATTGGCACTACGCCGAAAAGGAAATGCAACGCCTGGACGCCAAGCAAAACAAGCGTCCGTGGTTCGCCCTTGGCCTGTGGCTATACAAATTAGTCAGCGGCTATGGCGAAAGCCCGTCGCGGGCCGGCCTTTGGCTGGTTGTTTTGGCGCTTCTGCCGTGGCTGGCCCATGAATGCCTTGACGTCATCATGAAAACTCTGCCGCGCGACCCCCTGCCAAACGTGCAAACATTGGCCTGGCTGAACGCCGCCTTTTCCACGCCAAAGGAATACATCTCGGCCAGCATCAACCACGACGCAACCGGCTGCTATCTCTACACGCTGTGGCTGCGGATCTACCAGACGCTCCTCCTGGTCCAGGCCGGCCTTTTTGGCTTGGCCGTGCGCAACAAAATGCGTCGCTGA
- a CDS encoding RNA recognition motif domain-containing protein yields the protein MGKSIYVGNLSFHSTEDSVRNLFEQYGAVQSVKVITDQETGRSRGFGFVEMDSDAAENAIRALNGADLDGRALKVNEARPRESRPPRRW from the coding sequence ATGGGAAAGAGCATTTACGTTGGCAACCTGTCCTTCCACTCCACCGAGGACTCCGTCCGCAACCTTTTCGAGCAGTACGGCGCCGTGCAGTCGGTTAAGGTGATCACGGACCAGGAGACCGGGCGGTCGCGCGGATTTGGTTTTGTGGAAATGGACAGCGATGCCGCGGAAAACGCCATTCGCGCGCTGAACGGCGCCGATCTGGACGGCAGGGCTTTGAAGGTCAATGAGGCCCGGCCCCGCGAGTCCCGCCCCCCCCGGCGCTGGTAG
- a CDS encoding TIGR03084 family metal-binding protein produces the protein MKAICADLRDEYEALDFIVEGLDANGWRTLTPFLGWDIHYEIAHIAYFDGTARLAATMPDDFNKHVQELFANLDKWDEIFGQVRDMPDQDLLQYWREQRNALIAALEPMGPKDRLPWYGPPMSARSFAAARIMETWAHGQDVADALRVRRQATPRLRHIAHLGVTTYGWSFAVKGLAKPEAQIRVELSGPEGDLWAWGPEDAAQSIVGPAEDFCLVVTQRRNVADTALQPVGEAATQWMQVAQCFAGPPAHGPKPGERAW, from the coding sequence ATGAAAGCCATCTGCGCGGACCTGCGCGACGAATACGAAGCCCTCGATTTCATTGTCGAAGGCCTGGACGCCAACGGCTGGCGCACGCTCACGCCGTTTCTGGGCTGGGACATCCACTACGAAATCGCCCACATCGCCTACTTTGACGGCACGGCCCGCCTGGCCGCCACCATGCCCGACGACTTTAACAAACATGTCCAAGAGCTGTTTGCAAATCTTGATAAATGGGATGAGATATTCGGCCAAGTGCGCGATATGCCCGATCAAGATCTGCTGCAATACTGGCGCGAACAGCGCAACGCCCTGATCGCCGCCCTGGAGCCCATGGGCCCCAAGGACCGCCTGCCCTGGTATGGCCCGCCCATGAGCGCCCGCTCCTTCGCCGCCGCGCGCATCATGGAGACCTGGGCCCACGGCCAGGACGTGGCCGACGCCCTGCGCGTGCGGCGGCAAGCCACCCCGCGCCTGCGCCACATCGCCCACCTGGGCGTGACCACCTACGGCTGGAGCTTCGCCGTCAAGGGCCTGGCCAAGCCGGAGGCGCAAATCCGCGTCGAGCTGAGCGGCCCCGAAGGCGACCTGTGGGCCTGGGGGCCCGAGGACGCCGCGCAGAGCATCGTCGGCCCGGCCGAGGATTTCTGTTTGGTGGTCACCCAGCGCCGCAACGTGGCCGACACCGCCCTGCAACCGGTGGGCGAGGCCGCCACGCAGTGGATGCAGGTGGCCCAGTGTTTCGCCGGCCCGCCGGCCCACGGCCCCAAGCCCGGCGAACGCGCCTGGTGA
- a CDS encoding MBOAT family O-acyltransferase yields the protein MVFSSPLFLFIFLPAVLGVYYLAPGRAKNYVLIAFSLAFYFWGEPSFVFVVLGSTLFDWLVVRAMHATTGHGRRKFLVFLGVLANVGILVYFKYMNFFADAVSALLVDLGLNPFVLAKIALPIGVSFVVFEKITYLVDVYRDVGKPARNFADYLLYVFFFPKLLAGPIIKYHDIADQLKRREHNLPNIQAGLSRFAVGLAKKVLIADTLAEVADFSFAADPATLGPFFAWLGVICFTFQIYFDFSGYSDMAIGLARMFGFRLLENFNLPYISSNFTEFWRRWHISLSSWIRDYLYIPLGGNRVATGRMYFNLWFCFVLSGLWHGANWTFVLWGVYHGVFLVLDKLFWLRQGARLPKAVNIGATFFFLVLGWTLFRATDIGHFAGYMRAMLGLAADPAAFKYLTANIWFYLVLAAVLSLAPAWGRLWRLLPRYRAFALRVEFELSCSLALMLLVMGKLAALTFNPFIYFRF from the coding sequence ATGGTTTTCAGCTCGCCGTTGTTTTTATTCATCTTTTTGCCGGCCGTGCTGGGCGTCTACTACCTTGCCCCGGGCCGGGCCAAAAACTATGTGCTGATCGCCTTCAGTTTGGCTTTTTATTTCTGGGGCGAGCCTTCGTTCGTCTTCGTGGTGCTTGGCTCGACGCTTTTCGATTGGCTGGTGGTGCGCGCCATGCACGCCACGACCGGACATGGTCGGCGCAAGTTCTTGGTTTTTCTTGGAGTATTGGCCAACGTCGGCATTCTGGTCTATTTCAAGTACATGAATTTCTTTGCCGACGCCGTCAGCGCCCTGCTGGTCGACCTTGGCCTCAATCCGTTCGTTCTGGCCAAGATAGCCCTGCCCATCGGCGTGTCGTTTGTGGTCTTCGAAAAAATCACCTACCTTGTCGACGTCTACCGCGACGTGGGCAAACCGGCCCGCAATTTCGCCGATTATCTGCTCTATGTTTTTTTCTTTCCCAAGCTGCTGGCCGGGCCGATCATCAAGTACCACGACATCGCCGACCAGCTTAAGCGGCGCGAGCACAACCTGCCCAACATCCAAGCCGGGCTCAGCCGTTTCGCCGTGGGCCTGGCCAAAAAGGTGCTCATCGCCGACACCTTGGCCGAAGTGGCCGACTTTTCCTTTGCCGCCGATCCGGCCACGCTGGGCCCGTTTTTCGCCTGGCTGGGGGTGATCTGCTTCACCTTCCAGATATACTTCGATTTTTCTGGCTACAGCGACATGGCCATCGGTTTGGCGCGCATGTTCGGTTTCCGCCTGCTGGAAAACTTCAACCTGCCTTATATCTCGTCCAACTTCACCGAGTTCTGGCGGCGCTGGCACATCTCGCTGTCGTCATGGATCCGCGATTATCTCTACATCCCCCTGGGCGGCAACCGCGTCGCCACCGGGCGAATGTACTTCAACCTGTGGTTTTGCTTCGTGCTTTCGGGCTTGTGGCATGGCGCGAACTGGACGTTTGTTTTGTGGGGCGTCTATCACGGCGTGTTTTTGGTCTTGGACAAGCTGTTCTGGCTGCGCCAGGGCGCGCGCCTGCCCAAGGCCGTCAACATCGGCGCGACGTTCTTTTTCCTGGTGCTGGGCTGGACGTTGTTCCGCGCCACCGACATCGGCCATTTCGCCGGTTATATGCGGGCCATGCTCGGCCTGGCGGCCGACCCGGCGGCGTTCAAATATCTGACGGCCAACATCTGGTTTTATCTGGTCCTGGCGGCCGTGCTGTCGTTGGCCCCGGCCTGGGGCCGTTTGTGGCGGCTGCTGCCCAGGTATCGGGCCTTTGCCCTGCGCGTCGAGTTCGAATTGTCCTGCTCGCTGGCGTTGATGCTGCTGGTGATGGGCAAACTGGCGGCGCTTACGTTCAACCCGTTTATATACTTCAGGTTTTAG
- a CDS encoding alginate O-acetyltransferase AlgX-related protein, giving the protein MGIGIQTAFSGALLGLLIYCLRIVLNYPAMFDWPRAVLLMIFGGMAGPVVFFGLYFAACRLPLIWGLRAAWLLRRWGGGALRGLLLTLCLALLILPLFNTALENWFDVRFAKNDQNVLYGVYSEKKPPAFRWAGLLDGSLQNQFGQYFNNSFSLRPILIKLNNQFYYSVFAKSYMYDDAIVVGKKRWLYEEAYIRFQQNIANQTHIAHIERYAKQLRELQDLLRKRGVTFLLLISPSKATTYPEYIPEQFHWFSRPGQLNQQMLMPLLDKYGVNYYDAQATALRWRDKAPATLFCQGGTHWNDLGAIYALQGMLAKLEKISGKKLTRLRLDGVDIDNKPIGFDRDLAELLNLYYQPYDFPTPHPKVTPLRDAATFTGDLALVGGSFNWIILNLLHKYGVFDTMDFYYYFRTAFRSYHAGREPAPQSKIDVWTMDWDARIFNKDFVIVEMNSAVIPFGNYVSAFARGARQNDK; this is encoded by the coding sequence ATGGGCATCGGCATACAGACCGCATTTTCCGGCGCGCTGCTGGGGCTTTTGATCTACTGCCTGCGCATCGTGCTGAACTATCCGGCCATGTTCGACTGGCCCAGGGCCGTGTTGTTGATGATCTTTGGCGGAATGGCCGGGCCAGTCGTCTTTTTTGGGCTGTATTTCGCCGCTTGCCGCCTGCCGCTGATCTGGGGCTTGCGGGCGGCATGGCTGCTGCGGCGCTGGGGCGGCGGCGCGTTGCGCGGCCTGTTGCTGACGTTGTGTTTGGCCCTTTTGATCTTGCCACTTTTCAACACGGCGCTGGAAAACTGGTTTGATGTGCGTTTCGCCAAAAACGACCAAAACGTGCTTTATGGCGTCTATAGCGAGAAAAAGCCGCCAGCCTTTCGCTGGGCCGGATTGCTGGACGGCTCGCTCCAAAACCAGTTCGGCCAATATTTTAACAACAGCTTCAGCCTGCGGCCCATCTTGATCAAACTCAACAATCAATTTTATTATAGTGTTTTCGCCAAATCCTACATGTACGACGACGCCATCGTGGTGGGCAAAAAACGTTGGCTATACGAAGAAGCCTACATTCGTTTTCAGCAGAATATCGCCAACCAGACCCACATCGCGCACATCGAGCGTTACGCCAAGCAATTGCGCGAGTTGCAGGATTTGCTGCGCAAACGCGGCGTCACCTTTTTGCTTTTGATCAGCCCCAGCAAGGCCACCACCTACCCCGAATACATTCCCGAGCAATTTCATTGGTTCAGCCGCCCCGGCCAACTCAACCAACAAATGCTCATGCCGCTTCTGGACAAATACGGCGTGAACTATTACGACGCCCAGGCCACCGCCCTGCGATGGCGCGACAAAGCCCCGGCCACGCTCTTTTGCCAGGGCGGCACCCACTGGAACGACCTGGGCGCCATCTACGCATTGCAAGGCATGCTGGCCAAGCTGGAAAAAATCAGCGGCAAAAAGCTCACGCGGCTGCGCTTGGACGGCGTGGATATCGACAACAAACCCATCGGCTTTGATCGCGACCTGGCCGAATTGCTCAACCTTTACTACCAGCCCTACGATTTTCCCACGCCGCACCCCAAAGTCACCCCGCTCAGGGACGCCGCCACCTTCACCGGCGACCTGGCCCTGGTCGGCGGCAGCTTCAACTGGATCATATTGAATCTTCTGCACAAATACGGCGTATTCGACACCATGGACTTTTACTACTACTTCCGCACGGCCTTTCGCTCCTATCACGCCGGCCGTGAACCAGCCCCCCAAAGCAAAATCGACGTCTGGACCATGGATTGGGACGCGCGTATTTTCAACAAGGATTTCGTGATCGTGGAGATGAATTCGGCGGTGATACCCTTTGGCAATTACGTCTCGGCCTTTGCCCGAGGGGCCCGTCAGAACGACAAATAA
- the rlmB gene encoding 23S rRNA (guanosine(2251)-2'-O)-methyltransferase RlmB — protein sequence MERRDDLIVGRHAVAEALADQAQTAIALLVVAGQRSEAVGRLVEAARAAGLKVEKIERRRLDQMAGGAVHQGVALRVAAQGRYAAWDELLAVLEEAGRRALVLVVDHVQDPHNLGAMLRSAAAAGALGVVVPKDRACQLTPAVAKAAAGALGQVAVCRVANISQALAGLKEIGLWSVAAVARGGAAPWALDLRGPLAVVVGSEHKGVAPLVQKNCDMLATLPLAAGVESLNASVAAGVMLMEVVRQRS from the coding sequence GTGGAGCGACGCGACGATCTGATCGTGGGCCGTCACGCCGTGGCCGAGGCGCTGGCCGACCAGGCCCAGACGGCCATCGCCTTGCTGGTGGTCGCCGGGCAGCGTTCGGAGGCCGTCGGCCGCCTGGTCGAGGCCGCCCGCGCCGCCGGGCTGAAGGTGGAGAAGATCGAACGCCGCAGGCTGGACCAGATGGCCGGCGGCGCGGTGCATCAAGGTGTGGCCTTGCGGGTGGCGGCGCAAGGCCGCTACGCCGCGTGGGACGAGCTGCTGGCCGTCCTGGAGGAGGCCGGGCGACGGGCCTTGGTTTTGGTCGTCGATCACGTGCAGGATCCCCACAACCTGGGGGCCATGCTGCGTTCGGCGGCGGCGGCCGGGGCGCTGGGCGTCGTCGTGCCCAAGGATCGCGCCTGTCAACTGACGCCGGCGGTGGCCAAGGCCGCGGCCGGCGCGTTGGGTCAGGTGGCGGTTTGTCGGGTGGCCAACATAAGCCAGGCCTTGGCAGGCCTGAAGGAGATCGGCTTGTGGTCGGTGGCCGCCGTGGCCCGGGGCGGAGCCGCGCCGTGGGCGCTGGACCTGCGGGGTCCGCTGGCGGTGGTGGTGGGCTCGGAGCACAAGGGCGTTGCGCCGTTGGTGCAAAAAAACTGCGACATGCTGGCCACCTTGCCCCTGGCCGCCGGGGTGGAGAGCCTCAACGCCTCGGTGGCCGCCGGGGTGATGCTCATGGAGGTGGTGCGCCAGCGAAGCTAG
- the gmk gene encoding guanylate kinase, translating into MSATGQIFVLSGPPGAGKSTVGAMVRQNLPDLAYSVSFTTRAPRPGERDGVDYHFVDRQAFIQRLERGDILEHVEIFGNMYGTSAQVIDQTIGQGVDLFLDTDVNGGKALRGHYPQGVFIFIVPPSRAELERRLRQRGTETEDNIRLRLARVGYELAAAQDYTHLVINDDLNKAAAQVEAIITTDRLRTERQLTRIKREWGL; encoded by the coding sequence ATGAGCGCCACCGGCCAGATCTTCGTGCTTTCGGGCCCGCCCGGCGCGGGCAAGTCCACCGTCGGGGCCATGGTGCGGCAAAACCTGCCCGATCTGGCCTATTCGGTCAGCTTCACCACCCGCGCCCCCCGGCCTGGCGAGCGCGACGGCGTGGATTATCACTTTGTCGACCGCCAGGCGTTCATCCAGCGCCTGGAGCGCGGCGACATTTTGGAGCACGTGGAGATCTTCGGCAACATGTATGGCACCTCGGCCCAGGTCATCGATCAGACCATCGGCCAAGGCGTCGACCTGTTTTTGGACACCGACGTCAACGGCGGCAAGGCCCTGCGCGGCCATTATCCCCAAGGCGTGTTCATCTTCATCGTGCCTCCTTCACGGGCCGAACTGGAGCGCCGTCTGCGCCAGCGGGGCACCGAAACCGAGGACAACATCCGCCTGCGCCTGGCCAGGGTCGGCTATGAATTGGCCGCGGCCCAGGACTACACCCACCTGGTGATAAATGACGACCTGAACAAGGCCGCGGCCCAGGTCGAGGCCATCATCACCACCGACCGCCTGCGCACGGAGCGCCAATTGACGCGCATCAAGCGGGAATGGGGCCTCTAA
- a CDS encoding DUF370 domain-containing protein: protein MPSKLLNVGFGNSLAAKRVVAILTPASAPMKRLREEAKAAERLLDATQGRKTRSIIITDTGHVVLSAIQAETMAQRFEQTIHDDQQIPLGEAPRK from the coding sequence ATGCCTTCCAAGCTGCTCAACGTGGGCTTTGGCAATTCCCTGGCCGCCAAGCGGGTGGTGGCCATCCTGACGCCGGCCAGCGCGCCCATGAAGCGCCTGCGCGAGGAGGCCAAGGCCGCCGAGCGCCTGCTGGACGCCACCCAGGGCCGCAAGACCAGGTCGATCATCATCACCGACACCGGCCATGTGGTGCTCAGCGCCATCCAGGCTGAAACCATGGCCCAGCGTTTCGAGCAGACCATTCACGACGATCAACAAATCCCCCTTGGCGAGGCCCCCAGAAAATGA